Proteins from one bacterium genomic window:
- a CDS encoding zinc metalloprotease HtpX, with amino-acid sequence MAMRLKTFLFLGILTVIIVLIGSSFGEGGMLIALIFALVMNGFSYFFSDKLVLAMYKAKEISYNNVPVVYNIMSELTQRAGMPMPKLYLITSATPNAFATGRNPKNAAIAVTTGILELLSDNELKGVLAHELAHVKDRDILIATIAATMAGAITFVARMAQWSAMFGGMGNRNNRRGEGNIIGLAGTLIMVILAPIAAMLIQLAISRNREYLADSVGGKLAGNPLYLSSALRRLTEGVKHHPMQNANPSTAHLFIVAPFTAKSIFNLFSTHPPIEERIKRLENLTI; translated from the coding sequence ATGGCGATGCGACTTAAAACTTTTTTATTTCTTGGTATTTTAACAGTAATAATTGTCTTGATAGGGAGTTCCTTTGGCGAAGGCGGTATGTTAATTGCTTTAATTTTTGCTCTTGTAATGAACGGTTTTTCATATTTTTTCTCTGATAAGTTGGTCCTTGCAATGTATAAAGCTAAAGAAATTTCATACAACAATGTCCCTGTTGTATATAATATTATGAGCGAACTTACTCAGAGAGCAGGAATGCCTATGCCAAAGTTATACCTTATAACCTCAGCCACTCCAAACGCTTTTGCTACCGGCAGAAACCCTAAAAATGCTGCCATTGCTGTTACAACAGGCATTCTTGAACTCCTCTCAGACAACGAACTTAAAGGAGTCCTTGCACACGAACTTGCCCATGTAAAAGATAGAGATATACTTATAGCCACAATTGCTGCTACTATGGCTGGCGCTATAACTTTTGTTGCCAGAATGGCTCAATGGTCAGCAATGTTTGGAGGTATGGGCAACAGGAACAACAGAAGAGGTGAAGGGAATATTATAGGTTTAGCAGGAACCTTAATTATGGTTATACTTGCACCAATAGCAGCTATGCTTATTCAGCTTGCAATATCTCGCAATCGAGAATATCTTGCAGATTCAGTAGGAGGAAAACTTGCAGGTAACCCTCTATACCTTTCTTCTGCTTTAAGACGACTGACAGAAGGGGTCAAACACCACCCTATGCAGAACGCTAACCCTTCAACTGCTCACCTTTTTATAGTAGCTCCTTTTACAGCAAAATCTATATTCAACCTATTCTCTACTCATCCACCTATTGAGGAAAGAATTAAACGATTAGAGAACCTAACAATTTAG
- a CDS encoding amidohydrolase translates to MDKKKLKGKIIDCHNHIGVSIKAYARSEYPYAETVESLFCKQQSAGVDVNIIFPFTSDLFFNLRSLISKGVNISDRQPFSKVPFGSENSLIMDELLRFNPEYRDNFIPFVSADPMRKVEAQVKHFESLEKKCPIYGIKINPTSSQSRIDSLLKKGEPLLRYARERNIPFLFHTSPSTDDYYSYVGDALKVVEKNPDVRFALAHAIVFHKGFLDVADSMPNVWVDTAALKIQVDLFNREKFGENYQAIDADFSDHKKVMQKLMELYPHTIIWGSDSPAYSYICRRLQDKDRYMDFNYKGSYQGEKDALDSLPKHLKEKASNINTLDWLFG, encoded by the coding sequence ATGGATAAGAAAAAATTGAAAGGCAAGATAATAGATTGCCATAACCATATAGGGGTCTCTATAAAAGCGTATGCTCGCTCTGAGTATCCTTATGCAGAAACTGTTGAATCTCTCTTTTGTAAACAACAATCAGCAGGCGTTGATGTTAACATTATTTTTCCTTTCACTTCTGACCTATTTTTCAATTTGAGGTCTCTTATATCAAAAGGTGTTAATATTTCTGACCGTCAACCCTTTTCAAAGGTTCCTTTTGGCTCAGAAAACAGTCTAATTATGGACGAACTTTTAAGGTTTAACCCTGAATATAGGGACAACTTTATTCCTTTTGTGTCTGCGGACCCTATGAGGAAAGTTGAGGCACAGGTAAAGCATTTTGAATCTCTTGAAAAGAAGTGTCCCATATATGGGATTAAGATAAACCCTACTTCATCTCAAAGTCGAATAGATTCTCTGTTAAAGAAAGGTGAGCCACTATTAAGGTATGCCAGAGAAAGGAATATTCCTTTCCTTTTTCATACATCTCCCAGCACAGACGATTACTATTCTTATGTTGGGGATGCGTTAAAAGTGGTTGAAAAGAATCCAGATGTAAGGTTTGCTCTTGCTCACGCTATAGTGTTTCATAAAGGGTTCCTTGATGTAGCAGATAGTATGCCAAACGTGTGGGTTGATACTGCTGCTTTAAAAATTCAGGTAGACCTTTTTAATCGCGAAAAATTTGGTGAAAACTATCAAGCTATAGATGCAGATTTTTCTGACCATAAAAAGGTTATGCAGAAACTTATGGAACTTTATCCGCATACGATTATATGGGGAAGCGATTCCCCTGCGTACTCATATATTTGCAGACGACTACAGGATAAGGATAGGTATATGGACTTTAATTATAAGGGTTCTTATCAAGGAGAAAAAGACGCTCTCGATTCTTTACCTAAACATCTTAAAGAAAAAGCCTCTAATATAAATACTCTTGACTGGCTCTTTGGATAA